A single genomic interval of Trachemys scripta elegans isolate TJP31775 chromosome 3, CAS_Tse_1.0, whole genome shotgun sequence harbors:
- the CEBPZOS gene encoding protein CEBPZOS: MEPVARKIFKGVLLLEMAAVAGAYSLFYRMDTNQDFRHTMNRRFPSILEVYYKSNERSGVYGKREEDRLKWLSSKS, from the exons ATGGAACCTGTTGCAAGAAAGATCTTCAAAGGAGTTTTACTTTTGGAAATGGCTGCGGTTGCTGGAGCATATTCACTATTTTAcagaatggacacaaatcaag ATTTTAGGCATACAATGAACAGGAGATTTCCATCCATTCTGGAAG TTTATTACAAAAGCAATGAACGGTCTGGAGTTTatggaaaaagggaggaggaccGACTGAAATGGCTAAGCAGCAAAAGTTAG
- the LOC117874635 gene encoding sulfotransferase 6B1-like has protein sequence MENNVRYFVLKKKKWEECQVFYSTLQICPFKGTCCSNTAVSSKATNMAKQQNKLVDEIEKVLEKSKGFSLKDLLFFYQGTPYPVSVCSAETFQALENLEARRDDMVLVSYPKCGANWLIQLLNDLIFTTSQTKHINTELPFIECGDPEKYQRMKQFPSPRILATHLHYDNLPKSIFKNKAKILVLFRNPKDTAASFFHFYNKALDVPSYNSWDEFFSEFMSGKVSWGSYFDHAVAWNKHIEDENIMIITYEDLKENLASGVKQIAEFFGFSPTAEQIQFIADRGSFQAMREKSQEIYGSVGPILFRKGAVGDWKNLFTEAQSQEMDAKFKECLGGTKLEAHLKYDVHCKA, from the exons ATGGAGAACAACGTGAGATATTTTgttctcaagaaaaaaaaatgggaggaGTGCCAGGTTTTTTACTCCACCCTTCAGATCTGTCCATTTAAAGGCACTTGTTGTTCCAACACTGCAGTTTCATCAAAGGCAACAAACATGGCAAAACAACAGAACAAATTAGTTGATGAAATAGAGAAAGTGCTGGAAAAGTCTAAAGGGTTTTCCCTTAAGGATCTGCTGTTCTTCTATCAGGGAACCCCATACCCTGTCTCTGTATGCAGTGCAGAGACATTCCAGGCCCTGGAAAACTTAGAAGCCAGAAGAGATGATATGGTGTTGGTGTCTTACCCCAAATGCG GTGCAAATTGGCTTATCCAGCTCTTAAATGATTTGATATTTACAACTTCCCAGACTAAACATATAAACACGGAGCTGCCGTTTATTGAATGTGGAGATCCAGAAAAATATCAG aggATGAAACAGTTTCCATCTCCAAGGATTTTGGCAACACACCTCCATTATGATAATCTCCCCAAGTCTATCTTCAAGAATAAAGCCAAG ATACTAGTGTTGTTTCGAAATCCTAAAGATACAGCTGCATCGTTTTTTCATTTCTATAACAAGGCTTTAGACGTCCCCAGTTATAACTCCTGGGATGAGTTCTTCTCAGAGTTCATGAGTGGAAAAG TCAGCTGGGGTTCCTATTTTGACCACGCAGTTGCCTGGAACAAACACATTGAGGATGAAAATATTATGATTATAACATATGAAGACCTGAAAGAG AACCTGGCTTCTGGAGTGAAGCAAATAGCTGAATTCTTTGGATTCTCTCCAACGGCAGAGCAGATTCAGTTTATTGCAGACAGGGGAAGCTTCCAAGCAATGAGAGAAAAATCCCAGGAGATCTATGGCTCAGTTGGTCCGATTCTCTTCCGTAAAG GTGCTGTTGgagattggaagaacctttttaCTGAAGCTCAAAGCCAGGAAATGGATGCTAAATTTAAAGAGTGTTTAGGGGGAACCAAGCTGGAAGCACATCTGAAGTATGATGTGCACTGCAAGGCCTGA